The Rhodothermales bacterium nucleotide sequence GAGGCACGGCTCGACATCACGCGCCTGCAGGTCGGGGACCTGGAGATCGGGCGTTCGCTGGCGTTCGCACGGTTCATCGCCGGCATGGCCGAGGCGACCATCCAGACCGGGCTCGGGGACGGGTTGCTCGCGTTCGCCGGCGTGGTGCGTCCCTTCGATCAAACGCCCACGTATCAGCTCGCCGGCCGGGTGGACCGCTTCGATGTGGCCGACCTCCAGCTGGCCTCCGACTGGCGAAGCAACCTGTCGCTCGTTTTCCAGGCCTCCGGCTCCGGTTTCGACCCGGCCACGGCGTCGTCGCTCCTCGAACTCGATTTCGAACCGTCCACCATCAACGATTCGCGCACGGGTACGGGCCGGCTGTCCCTCCAACTCGACGACGGCAACCTCGATTTCTCCACGTCGCTGCTGGCCGGCACGGGGCGCATCGACGCGCGCGGCGCGCTCGGTTTTCGCGCGCCCTATCGGGTGCGGGTGGAGGAAGGCTCGTTCGATAATGTGGATGTGGCCGCGCTCTTCGGCGACACCACGCGTAACGTGGTCCGCGGCCGCTTTTCGGCGGAGGCGACCGGGCGCACTGCCGAGGAGCTGACGCTCGCGGCCCGGCTTGCGCTGCACGATTCGTATTACGGCTCCTATTACACCGAAGAAGCCACGCTCGACCTGGCGCTGGAGCGAGGTGAGGCGACGTACAAGCTGGACGGACGGATGCAGGGTGGCGACGTGCAGCTTGCCGGCACGGTGCGTCCTTTCGACGCCGAGCCGACGTACGCTGTCGACGAAGGGCGGCTCGTCGACGTGGATCTCGGTGCGCTGCTGGGCCGGCCCGACCTGGATACCCGGCTCACGGCCGCGTTGACGGGCGAAGGGCGGCGTTTTGCATCGCCGGCCATCCGGGCGCGTCTCGATTTCGACCCCTCGCGCTTCAACCGGCAGACCATCGATCACGCGCGGGCGACGTTGGATCTCGGCGGGGATTCCCTGGCGGTCGACCTGTCCGTCGACACGCCGGCCGGGGAGCAGCGCGCCCGGGTGGACATGCGCCGCGACGGTGACGTCTGGCAGTACCGGCTGGAGGGCGAACGCATCGAAGGGCTCGATCTCGGCGCGTGGATGGGGCGGGACGCATGGACCACCGATCTCAACGGCCATTTCGCCGCGCTGGGGCGCGGGTTCGAGCTCGCGTCGATGGATCTGAGCGGCGAACTCGCCCTGCGGTCGTCGACCGTCAACGGCGAGTCGCTCGAGGAGGTGTCGGTCGAGCTGGACATGCGCGCCGGCGCGGGCGACGCGAGCGCCCGCGTGCGCTTCGGGCAGGGGCGCGCCGAAGCCCGGGCACGGCTCCGCGGCGTGGGAGGGGCGCGGCCGTCGTATGCCGTGAGCGGAAGCCTCGCGTCCTTCGACCTTGCGTCGATCGCCGGCCTTGATACGCTCGCCAGCCGGCTCACGGGCACGTTCCGCGTGGATGGCGCGGGCCGCGACATCGGCGCGATGCAGCTGGCCGGGGCCGTCGATCTCGGCGCGAGCGCATTCGGGGGGATCGATATCCAGGCCGGCCGCGGCCGGTTTCGGGTGGACGACGGCGTGATTCAGATCGATACCCTCAGGCTGGCGACGAGCGCCTTCGATCTCGAGGGGCAGGGCGGCGTGCTGCTGCCCGAGCGCGCGGAGCGACCGGCGCACGAGCTGGTGCTGACGGCGCAGATGAAAGACATCGCCCCCCTGCGGCGTTTTCTCGATGTCGAGACCCTGGGCATCCAGCGCGGCGAAGTAACGGCGCGTCTGGTCAGCCGTCCGGCCGACTACCGCCTCGAATCGCGGGTCGTGCTCAGCGGGCTCGTGTATGAATCCGTGCGGGTCGCGGACGCGCAGGCGCGCTGGGTCGCCGGCATGTCGACCGCCGGCCGGGTGGAAAACAGCGACCTCTTCGGCGACATCGCGGTGCTGTCGGTGCCGGGGCTGGTGGTCGAGGACATCCACTTCGAAGGCACGCTTCAGGACGAGCGGTTGCCGTTCGTGATCGACGCGCGGATGGACAGCCGCCGGCGCGCTCACCTGGCCGGCACCGTGTACACCGAGGCCGACAGTCAGCGGGTGGATCTCGAAGCGCTCGACATCACCCTCAACGGCGACGCGTGGGCGCTCGACCGGACCGCCACCGTATCCTACGGCCGGACCTACCGCGTCCGCAACTTCCTGCTCGAGAGCGGGGATCAGCAGATAGCGATCGACGGATTGATCGACCTGAACGGCGAGCAGAATCTGGGGATGAGCATCGATGCGTTCCGGGTCGGGTCGGTCGCCGGCCTGTTGGGCTACGAAGGGCTCAGCGGGCGCCTGACGGGCAACCTCGACCTGCGGGGGCCGGCGGCCTCGCCGCGCGTCGTCTCCAACCTGAACATGACCGTGGGTTCGCGCGGCGAACCGGTCGGCGACCTCGCGCTGATCGCCCGCTACGACAGCCTCCGGCTGCAGCTGGATGTGCTGATGAAGCACCAGGACGAGAGCACGTTCTCGCTGAACGGGTACGTGCCGGCCAACTTCGCGCTCGTATCCGACGCCCGGGATCAGGTGGGCGTGCGATCAGAAATCGCCGACGGTCCGGTAGAGCTGAACGCCCGGGCCGACTCGTTCGCCATCGGCTGGATCCTGCCTTTCGTCGACAGGGAATTCGTGGATCGGCTGGAAGGCACGCTGACCACGCGGCTGCGCGTGGAGGGCACGGCCGCGGAGCCGGTGTTGCAGGGCGAGGGGCGCGTCCGGCTTTCGCGGGTTCGCGCGCCCTTCCTGGGCGTCTCGTATTCGGATGTGGGCGTCGATTTTACGACGCGGGACAACGTGATCTACATCGAGGACGTGCACGCCCGCACGGGAGACGGGCGCGTCGATGCGGCCGG carries:
- a CDS encoding translocation/assembly module TamB domain-containing protein, with product MKRWLRHSVRALGVVIGMIVLLVLFASTRPGTRWIVGAVLDRLSLYGATVSADAIDGRLPTHLTLIGSRFGLPGAEPFVAVDTLRVWYALWPLLRREVRLEEVEAIGWKLNVRQEAGGAWDLIALFPEDTTSSRISVSIDAATLAGGAVTASVYSPDRDSIYRMRDVTIASHGLRFGDALGLRLDTLHADLVFPDTTRQVALRASATLRDDLFTLGGLHLASDRSLVEGAGTLRLSVAERPLDQATFSLSARPIAFDDIRLFAPSLAPGGEATIDLLATSDAGEIRGEASVVFPDGGRIDASALARPYPDDLLQYQADAVVQHLDPGLFAGDSLRGRVDARLSVDLQGPHLDSLNGEARLDITRLQVGDLEIGRSLAFARFIAGMAEATIQTGLGDGLLAFAGVVRPFDQTPTYQLAGRVDRFDVADLQLASDWRSNLSLVFQASGSGFDPATASSLLELDFEPSTINDSRTGTGRLSLQLDDGNLDFSTSLLAGTGRIDARGALGFRAPYRVRVEEGSFDNVDVAALFGDTTRNVVRGRFSAEATGRTAEELTLAARLALHDSYYGSYYTEEATLDLALERGEATYKLDGRMQGGDVQLAGTVRPFDAEPTYAVDEGRLVDVDLGALLGRPDLDTRLTAALTGEGRRFASPAIRARLDFDPSRFNRQTIDHARATLDLGGDSLAVDLSVDTPAGEQRARVDMRRDGDVWQYRLEGERIEGLDLGAWMGRDAWTTDLNGHFAALGRGFELASMDLSGELALRSSTVNGESLEEVSVELDMRAGAGDASARVRFGQGRAEARARLRGVGGARPSYAVSGSLASFDLASIAGLDTLASRLTGTFRVDGAGRDIGAMQLAGAVDLGASAFGGIDIQAGRGRFRVDDGVIQIDTLRLATSAFDLEGQGGVLLPERAERPAHELVLTAQMKDIAPLRRFLDVETLGIQRGEVTARLVSRPADYRLESRVVLSGLVYESVRVADAQARWVAGMSTAGRVENSDLFGDIAVLSVPGLVVEDIHFEGTLQDERLPFVIDARMDSRRRAHLAGTVYTEADSQRVDLEALDITLNGDAWALDRTATVSYGRTYRVRNFLLESGDQQIAIDGLIDLNGEQNLGMSIDAFRVGSVAGLLGYEGLSGRLTGNLDLRGPAASPRVVSNLNMTVGSRGEPVGDLALIARYDSLRLQLDVLMKHQDESTFSLNGYVPANFALVSDARDQVGVRSEIADGPVELNARADSFAIGWILPFVDREFVDRLEGTLTTRLRVEGTAAEPVLQGEGRVRLSRVRAPFLGVSYSDVGVDFTTRDNVIYIEDVHARTGDGRVDAAGVLAMSSITEGTFEVDISAREFLAVDSRQYRAVASATLQLGGTLAHPALSGDVNLRSGDIFLDAWTSEDTTEVVFTQDDLLMLERTFGVRVTEKDTTSFDLYEAMSMDIDVSMDRDIWLRSKINPEMNIQFTGNLDLTKEPAKEQTIFGAIEVVPERSYIKEFGKRFAIRKGTLSFNGPATSPVMDIEARYEVPNQRSQENAVTINLDAEGQPDALNLTLSSEPSMELTDIISYIATGQPASEALLLGGSSNSSFASAGRGFAVSQGVGLLTSAIEDLVNKSGLELDVIQIETSASGRGATVTAGKYVTPKVYTSVSQPIGGADSGGATREIGTIVTLELQLMNSLLLRLLGGESTVQINLLWQHAY